Genomic segment of Paenibacillus sp. FSL R5-0623:
GCTCAGATAGGGAAACGTTACAGTGAGATCCAGTTTCCGAACAAAATGATTCCCTTTGAACTTACGTATACAGGCATTAACTATCTGGAAGGGTGGTCCCTGCAAGGGGTGATGGATGAAGAAATTGTGTTGAAGGAGGTGCGGAAGTCCCGTTCCTTCGTCGTATGGCTGGCTTGCATTAATTTTGTCCTGCCTTCTATTATCATCGCGGCGATGTCCAGAACTATCCATGTCAGGTTGGTGCGCATTCTAAAACATATGAAAAAAGTAAAAACACAGAATTTCCAGACGATTCCGCCTGAAGATGCAAGAGATGAAATAGGTCAACTTACGATGGAATTTAATCGAATGACCGAGACGATCCATAACCTGATTCATGAAGTATATCTCGCCGACATCCAAAAGAAAGACCTGGAGTTAAAGCAGCAGCAAGCACAACTTCATGCGCTCCATAGTCAGATCAACCCGCATTTTTTGTTTAATACGCTGGAGTCGGTACGTATGCGGAGCCTCATCAAAGGCGAAAAAGAGACAGCCAAAATCGTGCATAACATGGCCAAGATGTTTCGCAAGTCGATTAGTTGGAATCAGAATGATGTGACAGTACAAGAAGAATTGGAACTCATCGAGAGTTTTTTGCAAATTCAGAAATACCGCTTTGGAGAAAAACTCCAATATACCATTGAGGCAGATCCTGCGGTACTGATGTACCGAATCCCCAAGATGGTTATCCTTCCCTTTGTTGAAAATGCAAGTATTCATGGAATTGAGTCATCTCCGGGTGTAGGTATCATTCAACTCTTCGTTTCAATGGAAAATGACCAGCTGCATATCAGACTAACGGATAACGGTATAGGGATGTCACAAGCAAAGTTGGAAGAGTTGTTAAGTTACCTGGATCAGAACACCGATATGGGAGAGCATGTTGGCATGAAAAATGCGTATAGTCGTTTAAAACTTTGTTATAAAAATCACTTTACATTCGACATCCAGACATGGGAAGGAGAAGGTATGCGTATCCAAATTAAGCTTCCACTTGATCCATCAGCCATGCCAGGCGACTAAATACGAGGGATATACTTTTCAAAGTAGGAGGTACACTTTCATGGGTAACTTTGAAAGCGCTATCTTGATATATTGAGAAGGCTTAAAGACACAAACAATACTTTAAGGGGGCATTTGCTACATGTTTAGAAAAAGAAACATTATAACAGGTCTGGCCATTTTACTGGCTGTAACGCTGGCAGGGTGTAATAAAGCCAGCCCGGAAGCCTCTTATCCTGACAGTAATGACAACACCCCGGTCACCTTTAAATATTTCACTTTTGGGGGTGGCAAGAAGGACATTCTGGCAAGCAGCACGACCATTGGCAAGAAGCTACAGGAACAAACAGGCGTTGACTGGAAGATGGAATATCTGGTCGGTGATGGTGCAACCAAGGCAGGTGTAATGATTGCGAGTGGGGATTACCCCGACATCATCGACTCTAGTGGTGAAATGGCCAAATTGATGGATGCAGGATCTTTTATCCCGCTGGATGAACTGATCGATCAATACGGGCCTAACATCAAGCGGGTATACGGGCCTTATATGGACAAATTCAGACAGGAGGATGGAAAGATATACTTCTTGCCATACACTGCCAACATCGGTTATGTGTCAGAGCCTAACTTCCAGACCGGCTTTTATATTCAACGTGCTGTGTTAAAAGAATTTAACTACCCCAAGATCAAAACACTGGACGAATATTTTGACTTGATTGAACAATACAAGCAAAAGCATCCGCAGATCGATGGGAAAGAAACCATCGGCTTCGCCACACTTGCGGGTGAATCGGGCAGCTTCTTCACCCTGCTAAATCCGGCTATGCATCTGGCAGGTTATCCAAACGATGGCAGTGTGATGGTGGATATGCAGAGTCATGAAGCCAAACTGGTAGCCGGATCTGATTATCAGAAACACTGGATTCAGAAGCTGAGCGAGGTTAATGCACAGGGGATGTTTGATCCTGAATCCTTCACAATGAACCAGGATCAGTATCTCGCCAAGTTGACGTCCGGTCGAGTGCTGGGATATTTCAGTTACTCCTGGCAAGTTGGAGACGCAACGAACAATCTCAAGAAGGCTGGTATTGACGATAAACGATACGTATCTCTACCGATCGTATTTGATGAAAGTGTCAAAGACCAGTATGTGGACCCGCCAGGTTTTGTGAACAACTACGGTGTCGGAATTACCGTAAATGCCAAAGATCCGGTGCGAATTATTAAATATTTTGATAATTTGCTTAAGGAAGAAAACCAGATTCTGGTTCAATGGGGTGTTGAGAACGAGACGTATAGTGTGAATGATGAGGGCCGCTTTTACTTTGAAAATGATGACCAACGCAAAGCACACGAAGATCCGGAATTAAGTCGTAAATTCGGCTTTGACTATTTTAATTACAGCTGGCCTCGTTACGGGAATAACTCCGTGCTGGAGGATGGCAACGCCTATGGGCCGGGCAATCAACCAGAAGTGGCTACCTTTAGTTACACCGACGGAGATAAGCTTTTGTTAGAGAAATATGGTGTGGAGACATTCACAGAATTATTCAGCACGCCGGATGAGCGTCCTTGGTCTCCTGCTTGGTCCATTGCACTGGAGCAGGGCTCTCCTGAACAGATTTTTATCACCAAGGCAGAAGACCTCCAGAAGAAATATTTACCCAAAATGATTATGGATTCACCTTCCACTTTCGAGAACA
This window contains:
- a CDS encoding ABC transporter substrate-binding protein, which translates into the protein MFRKRNIITGLAILLAVTLAGCNKASPEASYPDSNDNTPVTFKYFTFGGGKKDILASSTTIGKKLQEQTGVDWKMEYLVGDGATKAGVMIASGDYPDIIDSSGEMAKLMDAGSFIPLDELIDQYGPNIKRVYGPYMDKFRQEDGKIYFLPYTANIGYVSEPNFQTGFYIQRAVLKEFNYPKIKTLDEYFDLIEQYKQKHPQIDGKETIGFATLAGESGSFFTLLNPAMHLAGYPNDGSVMVDMQSHEAKLVAGSDYQKHWIQKLSEVNAQGMFDPESFTMNQDQYLAKLTSGRVLGYFSYSWQVGDATNNLKKAGIDDKRYVSLPIVFDESVKDQYVDPPGFVNNYGVGITVNAKDPVRIIKYFDNLLKEENQILVQWGVENETYSVNDEGRFYFENDDQRKAHEDPELSRKFGFDYFNYSWPRYGNNSVLEDGNAYGPGNQPEVATFSYTDGDKLLLEKYGVETFTELFSTPDERPWSPAWSIALEQGSPEQIFITKAEDLQKKYLPKMIMDSPSTFENTWNEYMSQLNQLDKKTYEATITQAVKDRVAGKW
- a CDS encoding sensor histidine kinase, producing MPRWNLNYMKLRDKLLLMYVLSVFIPIVVTNVVFYNVTSANIRSQKTRDAGMALNNLRNDLRVTIDQGVGLSYSLYTDPVFNDTISRSFQSHFEYIDAYNSYLKGQFSGQMNQGIRWYQVYTDNSTILSSGYIDRLTDDVRNSDWYVQFQAYSAPYPALISSDQMLSLVQRLDNLDTGGREQLLKIDLNMDMIKQYFHNSGFDGKVYLLDPGGHIQFSNDPTAEEAQIGKRYSEIQFPNKMIPFELTYTGINYLEGWSLQGVMDEEIVLKEVRKSRSFVVWLACINFVLPSIIIAAMSRTIHVRLVRILKHMKKVKTQNFQTIPPEDARDEIGQLTMEFNRMTETIHNLIHEVYLADIQKKDLELKQQQAQLHALHSQINPHFLFNTLESVRMRSLIKGEKETAKIVHNMAKMFRKSISWNQNDVTVQEELELIESFLQIQKYRFGEKLQYTIEADPAVLMYRIPKMVILPFVENASIHGIESSPGVGIIQLFVSMENDQLHIRLTDNGIGMSQAKLEELLSYLDQNTDMGEHVGMKNAYSRLKLCYKNHFTFDIQTWEGEGMRIQIKLPLDPSAMPGD